In Thauera aromatica K172, one DNA window encodes the following:
- a CDS encoding heterodisulfide reductase-related iron-sulfur binding cluster, which translates to MNQREGSLEAPRRHPIAWREDCYYDEGEVLAEMERVFGICHGCRRCVNLCNAFPTLFDLVDASRSMEIDGVEKKDYWKVVDQCYLCDICFMTKCPYVPPHEWNIDFPHLMLRAKAVKFRKGEVRFRDKLLTSTDALGKLAAIPVVAQAVNAANRNGAARSVLQSVLGVDKRRELPPYAAAKFRARAEVAADWPVRDGERTPGKVAIFSTCYINYNEPGIGHDLVAVLAHNEIPSLLVPQEACCGMPKLELGDLEGVDRLKRRNIPVLAKLAREGYAVLAPVPSCALMFKQELPLLYPEDEDVAAVAEAMFDPFEYFVLRHRDGLLKTDFTRRLGKVAYHIPCHGRVQNVGQKTRETLQLIPGTEVVTIERCAGHDGTWGVKTEYFEQSMKIGKPVFRQMAQAAPDFISSDCPIAGRHIQQGIRDSGTKLEATKAHPLTLLRMAYGLEEKLR; encoded by the coding sequence ATGAATCAGCGCGAGGGAAGTCTCGAGGCGCCCAGGCGGCATCCGATCGCCTGGCGCGAAGACTGCTACTACGACGAAGGCGAGGTGCTCGCGGAAATGGAGCGGGTGTTCGGCATCTGTCATGGGTGCCGGCGCTGCGTGAATCTGTGCAACGCCTTTCCGACCCTGTTCGATCTCGTCGATGCGAGCCGCAGCATGGAAATCGACGGAGTGGAGAAAAAGGATTACTGGAAAGTCGTCGATCAGTGTTACCTGTGCGACATCTGCTTCATGACCAAATGCCCCTACGTGCCGCCGCATGAGTGGAACATCGATTTTCCCCACCTGATGCTGCGCGCGAAGGCGGTGAAGTTTCGCAAGGGCGAAGTCAGGTTCCGCGACAAGCTGCTCACCAGCACCGACGCCCTCGGCAAGCTGGCGGCGATCCCGGTGGTGGCGCAGGCAGTCAATGCGGCCAACCGCAACGGCGCGGCGCGCAGCGTGCTGCAGTCGGTGCTGGGCGTGGACAAGCGGCGCGAATTGCCTCCTTACGCCGCGGCGAAATTCCGCGCCAGGGCCGAAGTCGCCGCGGATTGGCCGGTGCGCGATGGCGAGCGCACTCCGGGCAAGGTGGCGATCTTCTCGACCTGCTACATCAACTACAACGAACCCGGCATCGGCCATGACCTGGTCGCGGTGCTGGCGCACAACGAGATTCCGTCGCTGCTGGTGCCGCAGGAGGCGTGCTGCGGGATGCCGAAGCTCGAACTGGGCGACCTCGAGGGCGTCGATCGGCTGAAGCGGCGCAACATTCCGGTGCTGGCCAAGCTCGCCCGCGAGGGATATGCGGTGCTCGCCCCGGTCCCTTCGTGTGCGCTGATGTTCAAGCAGGAGTTGCCTTTGCTCTATCCGGAGGACGAGGACGTCGCAGCAGTGGCCGAAGCGATGTTCGATCCCTTCGAGTACTTCGTCCTGCGCCACCGCGACGGGCTGTTGAAGACCGACTTCACGCGGCGGCTGGGCAAGGTCGCGTACCACATTCCCTGCCATGGCCGGGTGCAGAACGTGGGCCAGAAGACGCGCGAGACCCTGCAGCTGATTCCGGGGACGGAAGTGGTGACGATCGAGCGCTGCGCCGGCCATGACGGCACCTGGGGAGTGAAGACGGAATATTTCGAGCAGTCGATGAAGATCGGCAAGCCGGTTTTTCGTCAGATGGCGCAGGCGGCCCCCGATTTCATCAGCTCCGACTGTCCGATTGCCGGGCGCCACATCCAGCAGGGAATCCGCGACAGCGGAACGAAGCTCGAAGCAACGAAAGCCCACCCGCTGACCCTGTTGCGCATGGCCTACGGTCTGGAGGAGAAATTGCGATGA
- a CDS encoding M23 family metallopeptidase, which translates to MKARKTRILADLPARLLTRPRNWLFGGVAGASLLGVVAATAVAPGTSIADIPFARVVETLPVPALVPEPAHDLPFVHSDRIQPGDTLQSISRRVGIHDAEALDMLSGSEQGRQALRQLRAGRSVTAVVHADGRIASFSLPLGNTGRQLIVERGENGLALREGDDGTQLTMIEMRSGTISNSLFGATDAAGVPDSVANQLVDLFGTTIDFHTDLRSEDRFNVIYESIHADGNPVRAGRILAAEFINNGTRHAVVLYRGPSGKDQYYTDDGRSLRQGFLRSPLEFSRVSSSFGRRLHPIHRSWRKHNGTDFAAPRGTPVKATSDGTVDFVGTQNGYGKIVILKHRNNVATAYAHLNGFVGGLRNGQAISQGDPIGYVGSTGWATGPHLHYEVRINNVPKDPMTVALPMADALSPRELIAFRQETAPLRERFALLNYELASAD; encoded by the coding sequence ATGAAGGCCAGAAAGACCCGAATTCTAGCCGATCTACCGGCCCGACTCCTCACCCGCCCGCGCAACTGGCTCTTCGGCGGCGTGGCCGGTGCTTCCTTGCTCGGTGTCGTCGCCGCCACCGCGGTCGCTCCCGGGACGAGCATCGCAGACATCCCGTTTGCGCGCGTCGTCGAAACCTTGCCGGTGCCGGCGCTCGTTCCCGAGCCGGCGCATGACTTGCCGTTCGTGCATAGCGATCGGATTCAGCCGGGCGACACCTTGCAGTCGATTTCCCGCCGTGTCGGCATCCACGATGCCGAAGCGCTCGACATGCTGTCAGGCTCGGAGCAGGGCCGCCAGGCCCTCCGCCAGCTGCGCGCAGGACGCTCGGTGACTGCCGTTGTTCATGCCGACGGGCGCATCGCATCGTTCAGCCTGCCGCTCGGCAACACCGGCCGGCAACTGATCGTCGAACGTGGCGAGAACGGCCTGGCGTTGCGCGAGGGGGACGACGGCACGCAGCTGACGATGATCGAAATGCGCTCCGGCACGATCTCGAACTCCCTGTTCGGCGCCACCGACGCGGCCGGCGTGCCCGACAGCGTCGCCAATCAGCTGGTCGATCTGTTCGGCACCACGATCGATTTCCATACCGATCTGCGCAGTGAAGATCGCTTCAACGTGATCTACGAGTCGATCCACGCGGACGGCAATCCGGTTCGTGCCGGCCGCATTCTCGCCGCCGAGTTCATCAACAACGGGACACGCCATGCGGTCGTGCTCTACCGCGGCCCCAGCGGCAAGGACCAATACTACACGGATGACGGCCGCAGCCTGCGCCAGGGCTTCCTGCGCTCTCCGCTGGAGTTTTCCCGGGTCAGCTCGAGCTTCGGGCGACGCCTGCACCCCATCCACCGGAGCTGGCGCAAGCACAACGGCACCGATTTTGCCGCACCGCGCGGAACGCCCGTAAAAGCCACTTCCGACGGCACAGTGGACTTTGTCGGAACGCAGAACGGCTACGGCAAGATCGTCATCCTCAAGCACCGCAACAACGTCGCTACCGCTTACGCCCACCTCAACGGATTCGTCGGCGGCCTGCGCAATGGGCAGGCCATCAGCCAGGGAGATCCCATCGGTTACGTGGGTTCGACCGGCTGGGCCACCGGCCCGCATCTCCACTACGAGGTCCGCATCAACAACGTACCCAAGGACCCGATGACCGTCGCCCTGCCAATGGCCGACGCGCTGAGCCCTCGGGAACTCATCGCGTTTCGCCAGGAGACCGCTCCGCTGCGCGAACGCTTCGCACTGCTCAATTACGAGCTCGCCAGCGCGGACTGA
- the erpA gene encoding iron-sulfur cluster insertion protein ErpA, with translation MSAEVETPDILVFTDSAANKVRELIEEEGNPDLKLRVFVSGGGCSGFQYGFTFDEEVNEDDTTYEKNGVMLLIDSMSYQYLLGAEIDYTEGLEGSQFVIRNPNATSTCGCGSSFSV, from the coding sequence ATGAGCGCAGAAGTTGAAACCCCCGACATCCTGGTCTTCACCGACAGTGCGGCGAACAAGGTTCGCGAGCTGATCGAGGAAGAAGGCAATCCCGATCTCAAGCTACGTGTCTTCGTCTCGGGGGGCGGGTGCTCGGGCTTCCAGTACGGCTTCACCTTCGACGAGGAGGTCAACGAGGACGACACGACTTACGAGAAGAACGGCGTGATGCTGCTGATCGACTCGATGAGCTACCAGTATCTTCTCGGTGCTGAAATCGACTATACGGAAGGTCTGGAAGGCTCCCAGTTCGTGATCCGCAATCCGAATGCGACCAGCACCTGCGGCTGCGGCTCGTCCTTTTCGGTCTGA
- a CDS encoding DUF3501 family protein: protein MTIERGSLLSLEEYARQRAEFRAKVMAHKKNRALAVGPHVTLLFEDELTIRYQIQEMLRIERIFEEAGIADELAAYNPLVPDGQNWKATMLIEFSEEADRRRWLGRLIGIEDRVWVRVAGFDPVFAIADEDLGRENDEKTSSVHFLRFELGPQRGRALKSGAALAVGIDHPSYAALVDPVPEAVRLSLCGELHA from the coding sequence ATGACGATCGAGCGCGGCAGTCTGCTGAGCCTGGAGGAGTACGCCCGCCAGCGTGCCGAGTTTCGCGCGAAAGTGATGGCGCACAAGAAAAATCGCGCGCTCGCGGTTGGTCCCCATGTCACCTTGCTGTTCGAAGATGAACTGACGATCCGTTACCAGATCCAGGAAATGCTGCGCATCGAGCGCATTTTCGAGGAAGCGGGCATTGCCGATGAGCTCGCGGCCTACAACCCGCTCGTTCCCGATGGCCAGAACTGGAAGGCGACCATGCTGATCGAGTTTTCCGAAGAAGCCGATCGCAGACGGTGGCTGGGGCGTTTGATCGGTATCGAGGATCGCGTCTGGGTGCGGGTGGCAGGGTTCGATCCGGTATTTGCCATTGCCGACGAGGATCTCGGACGCGAAAATGACGAGAAGACGTCTTCGGTGCATTTTCTGCGCTTCGAACTCGGCCCGCAGCGGGGCCGGGCGCTGAAGAGCGGTGCGGCGCTGGCTGTCGGCATCGACCATCCCTCCTATGCGGCGCTGGTCGATCCGGTGCCGGAGGCGGTTCGGCTTTCGCTTTGTGGAGAATTGCACGCTTGA
- a CDS encoding CNP1-like family protein: MKSIESRMTRGGLLALALALACGPALAGLLVDTDSDWKEGEVALPPAVEEARLRAFDTGTPSPNLFFVDEGSVSIGEDGVVRYTLVARAAGGAENVTFEGIRCATGERRIYASGRPDGSWVAMKKSEWQAIGGNAYNRPRAALAWDYLCDGLAAPRNRDHALQLLKQRRSHYPSEVR; this comes from the coding sequence TTGAAATCGATCGAATCCCGTATGACTCGCGGGGGGCTGCTGGCCCTGGCCCTGGCCCTGGCTTGCGGGCCTGCGCTGGCAGGCCTGTTGGTGGACACCGATTCCGACTGGAAGGAAGGCGAAGTGGCGCTGCCGCCGGCGGTCGAGGAAGCCCGACTGCGCGCCTTCGATACCGGCACGCCTTCGCCCAACCTGTTTTTCGTCGACGAAGGCAGCGTCAGCATCGGCGAAGATGGCGTGGTGCGCTACACCCTGGTCGCGCGTGCGGCGGGCGGTGCGGAAAACGTGACCTTCGAGGGGATTCGCTGCGCGACCGGAGAGCGGCGCATCTATGCCAGCGGGCGTCCTGACGGCAGCTGGGTGGCGATGAAAAAGAGCGAATGGCAGGCCATCGGGGGCAATGCCTATAACCGGCCACGAGCGGCACTCGCCTGGGACTACCTGTGTGACGGTCTTGCCGCGCCACGTAACCGCGATCATGCACTGCAACTGCTCAAGCAGCGCCGTAGCCACTATCCGTCGGAGGTGCGCTGA
- the rpsI gene encoding 30S ribosomal protein S9, whose product MAVTYNYGTGRRKTAVARVFIKPGSGNIVVNGKPVDEFFSRETGRMIVRQPLVLTGNQDKFDIMVNVTGGGESGQAGAVRHGITRALIDFSAELKSELRTAGFVTRDAREVERKKVGLRKARRRKQFSKR is encoded by the coding sequence ATGGCTGTGACTTACAACTACGGTACCGGTCGCCGCAAGACCGCGGTCGCCCGTGTGTTCATCAAGCCGGGCTCCGGCAACATCGTCGTCAACGGCAAGCCGGTGGACGAGTTCTTCTCGCGTGAAACCGGCCGCATGATCGTGCGTCAGCCGCTGGTGCTCACCGGCAATCAGGACAAGTTCGACATCATGGTGAACGTTACCGGTGGCGGCGAATCCGGTCAGGCCGGTGCGGTCCGCCATGGCATCACGCGTGCCCTGATCGACTTTAGCGCCGAGCTGAAATCCGAGCTGCGCACCGCGGGTTTCGTGACCCGCGATGCCCGCGAAGTCGAACGGAAGAAAGTCGGCCTGCGCAAGGCGCGCCGTCGCAAGCAGTTCTCCAAGCGCTGA
- a CDS encoding OsmC family protein, which translates to MECTIKWLDGMSFIAETGTGHLVAMDGAPEAGGRNLAPRPMELMLAGAGGCTAFDVVLILKRGRHDVRGCSVRLEAERAESDPKVFTRICFIYTITGRKLKPEAVERAIHLSAEKYCSASIMLAKTAEITHDFEIVEAD; encoded by the coding sequence ATGGAATGCACCATCAAATGGCTCGACGGCATGAGCTTCATCGCCGAAACCGGGACCGGTCACCTCGTTGCCATGGATGGCGCGCCCGAAGCAGGAGGGCGCAACCTGGCACCGCGGCCGATGGAATTGATGCTTGCCGGGGCGGGCGGCTGCACAGCCTTCGACGTCGTTCTGATCCTCAAGCGCGGCCGCCACGACGTGCGCGGCTGCAGCGTACGCCTGGAGGCCGAACGCGCGGAAAGCGACCCCAAAGTGTTCACCCGGATCTGCTTCATCTACACGATCACCGGCCGCAAGCTCAAACCCGAAGCGGTCGAGCGCGCCATCCATCTCTCGGCCGAAAAATACTGCTCGGCTTCAATCATGCTGGCCAAGACTGCGGAAATCACCCACGACTTCGAGATCGTCGAGGCCGATTGA
- the murI gene encoding glutamate racemase: MRPIGVFDSGVGGLTVVRALMERLPLESIIYFGDTARVPYGVKSVATIEHFTAQITEFLLQRDVKMLVIACNTMAAVAAEVVHRLAADIPVLDVIEAGARAAVADSAGRRVGVIGTPTTINSNAYARRMHELDPSVQVYSQACPLFVPLVEEGWLEHRVTRLTAQEYLRPVLAEEVDSLVLGCTHYPLLKPLLRDVVGPRVRMIDSALTIAELAARHLQDAGPARTTGGAAEYRFVVSDVPLRFQTIGERFLGRSLGAVEKVDW; this comes from the coding sequence ATGCGCCCGATCGGGGTGTTCGACTCGGGGGTCGGCGGGCTCACTGTGGTGCGGGCGCTGATGGAGCGCCTGCCGCTGGAAAGCATTATCTATTTCGGTGATACGGCACGCGTGCCGTATGGGGTGAAGTCGGTCGCCACCATCGAGCACTTTACCGCGCAGATCACCGAGTTCCTGCTCCAGCGCGACGTCAAGATGCTGGTCATCGCCTGCAATACGATGGCGGCGGTCGCGGCTGAAGTCGTGCACCGGCTGGCCGCCGACATTCCGGTCCTCGACGTGATCGAAGCCGGTGCCCGCGCCGCGGTGGCCGATTCGGCGGGGCGCCGCGTGGGCGTGATCGGCACGCCGACGACGATCAACAGCAACGCCTACGCCCGGCGGATGCACGAGCTCGATCCTTCGGTGCAGGTGTATTCGCAGGCCTGCCCCCTGTTCGTGCCGCTGGTGGAGGAGGGCTGGCTCGAGCATCGAGTGACCCGCCTGACCGCGCAGGAATACCTGCGCCCGGTGCTCGCCGAGGAGGTCGACAGCCTGGTGCTGGGCTGCACCCATTACCCCTTGCTCAAACCTCTGCTGCGGGACGTGGTCGGGCCGCGCGTGCGGATGATCGATTCGGCCCTCACCATTGCTGAACTCGCCGCCCGCCACCTGCAGGACGCCGGGCCCGCCCGCACCACGGGCGGGGCGGCCGAATACCGCTTCGTTGTCAGCGATGTGCCTTTGCGCTTTCAGACGATCGGGGAGCGTTTTCTGGGGCGCTCGCTCGGCGCGGTCGAAAAAGTCGACTGGTAG
- the coq7 gene encoding 2-polyprenyl-3-methyl-6-methoxy-1,4-benzoquinone monooxygenase, protein MIDRAIIEFDRALRTVFAPASSVRPVPGEGIDETVLSDAERRHAAALMRVDHAGEICAQALYQGQAMMSRDPTIRDALRHASQEETEHLAWTERRIADLGGRKSLLNPLWYGGSLCLGMLAGRFGERQNLGFLAETERQVEQHLKGHLEALPAADLRSRAIVEQMKEDEAGHADTAVGLGAHELPAPVKAAMRLGAKLMTTLAYRI, encoded by the coding sequence ATGATCGATCGTGCCATCATCGAATTCGACCGGGCGCTGCGTACCGTCTTCGCGCCGGCCTCCAGTGTGCGCCCGGTACCGGGAGAGGGCATCGACGAGACCGTACTCAGCGATGCCGAGCGTCGCCATGCCGCAGCGCTGATGCGGGTCGATCATGCCGGCGAGATCTGTGCCCAGGCCCTCTACCAAGGGCAGGCGATGATGTCGCGCGACCCCACCATCCGCGACGCGTTGCGCCACGCTTCACAGGAAGAAACCGAGCACCTGGCGTGGACCGAGCGCCGGATTGCGGATCTGGGAGGGCGCAAGAGCCTGCTCAATCCCTTGTGGTACGGCGGTTCGCTGTGCCTGGGAATGCTGGCCGGGCGCTTCGGCGAACGTCAGAATCTGGGTTTTCTGGCCGAAACCGAGCGTCAGGTCGAGCAGCACCTGAAGGGCCATCTGGAGGCGTTGCCTGCCGCCGATCTGCGCTCGCGCGCGATCGTCGAGCAGATGAAGGAGGACGAGGCCGGGCATGCCGATACGGCAGTCGGGCTTGGGGCGCACGAGCTTCCTGCCCCTGTGAAGGCGGCGATGAGGCTGGGGGCGAAGCTGATGACGACGCTGGCCTACCGTATCTGA
- the tyrS gene encoding tyrosine--tRNA ligase: protein MSDVQAAIELIKRGTDALLVEAELVEKLKRGRPLRVKAGFDPTAPDLHLGHTVLINKMRHFQELGHDVLFLIGDFTGMIGDPSGKNSTRPPLSREQILDNAKTYQEQVFKILDPEKTEICFNSSWMEGLGAAGMIRLAAQQTVARMLERDDFAKRYGNNQPIAIHEFLYPLCQGYDSVAMRADVELGGTDQRFNLLMGRELQKHYGQEPQCVVMVPLLEGLDGVNKMSKSLGNYIGIAEPAKEIFGKTMSVSDTLMWRYYELLSFRSSAEIAALRREVDAGRNPRDVKVMLAQEFVARFHGAAAAEEALADFEARFQRNAIPDDLPEVRVDVGEAGLPLFQVLKQAGLTGTTSEAMRMVEQGGVRLNGERVEDKGLLLSAGETVVLQVGKRKFAAVVLS from the coding sequence ATGAGTGATGTTCAGGCTGCGATCGAACTGATCAAGCGCGGCACCGATGCCCTGCTGGTCGAGGCCGAACTGGTCGAAAAGCTGAAACGCGGCCGTCCGCTGCGGGTGAAGGCCGGCTTCGATCCGACCGCGCCCGACCTCCACCTGGGACACACCGTGCTGATCAACAAGATGCGCCACTTCCAGGAACTCGGCCATGACGTGCTGTTCCTGATCGGCGACTTCACCGGCATGATCGGCGACCCGAGCGGCAAGAACAGCACGCGCCCGCCGCTGTCGCGCGAGCAGATCCTGGATAACGCGAAGACCTACCAGGAGCAGGTGTTCAAGATCCTCGACCCGGAAAAGACCGAGATCTGCTTCAACTCGTCGTGGATGGAAGGGCTGGGGGCGGCGGGAATGATCCGGCTGGCCGCGCAGCAGACCGTGGCGCGGATGCTCGAGCGCGACGACTTCGCCAAGCGCTACGGCAACAACCAGCCGATCGCGATCCACGAGTTCCTCTACCCGCTGTGCCAGGGTTACGATTCGGTGGCGATGCGGGCCGATGTCGAACTGGGCGGAACGGACCAGCGTTTCAACCTGCTGATGGGGCGCGAGTTGCAGAAGCACTACGGGCAGGAGCCGCAATGCGTGGTGATGGTGCCGCTGCTCGAAGGCCTGGACGGGGTCAACAAGATGTCGAAATCGCTGGGCAACTACATCGGCATCGCCGAGCCGGCGAAGGAAATCTTCGGCAAGACCATGTCGGTGTCCGATACCCTGATGTGGCGTTACTACGAGTTGCTGTCGTTTCGCTCCAGCGCGGAAATCGCCGCGCTGCGCCGCGAGGTCGACGCCGGGCGCAATCCGCGCGATGTCAAAGTGATGCTGGCGCAGGAGTTCGTCGCCCGCTTTCACGGCGCGGCGGCCGCCGAGGAGGCGCTGGCGGATTTCGAGGCGCGCTTCCAGCGCAATGCGATTCCCGATGACCTGCCCGAAGTCCGGGTTGATGTCGGGGAAGCCGGGCTGCCCCTGTTCCAGGTCCTCAAGCAAGCCGGGCTGACCGGCACCACTTCCGAGGCGATGCGGATGGTCGAGCAGGGCGGGGTACGCCTGAACGGCGAACGTGTCGAGGACAAAGGCTTGCTGCTGTCGGCCGGCGAGACCGTGGTGCTGCAGGTGGGCAAGCGCAAGTTCGCTGCGGTGGTGCTGTCTTGA
- the argC gene encoding N-acetyl-gamma-glutamyl-phosphate reductase, whose amino-acid sequence MIKVGVVGGTGYTGVELLRLLCRHPDVDLVAITSRGEAGMAVSDIFPSLRHRVNLKFVAPQDAELEKCDAVFFATPNGIAMKQAAELVAAGVRVIDLAADFRIRDIAEWEKWYGMEHAAPALVAEAVYGLPELNREQIRSARVLANPGCYPTAVQLGFLPLIEAGLIDCGHLIADAKSGVSGAGRKAEIHTLLPEAADSFKAYGVAGHRHLPEIRQGLSRVAGKPVELTFVPHLTPLIRGIHATLYGRLLPGAGELDLQALYEERYAGEAFVDVMPAGSHPETRSVRASNICRIAVHRPQGGDTVVVLSVIDNLVKGAAGQAVQNLNIMFGLDEEAGLDIVPVSP is encoded by the coding sequence ATGATCAAGGTTGGAGTGGTCGGCGGGACCGGATATACCGGCGTCGAGTTGTTGCGTCTGCTGTGCCGTCACCCGGACGTCGATCTGGTTGCAATCACCTCTCGCGGCGAAGCAGGTATGGCGGTTTCCGACATCTTCCCCAGCCTGCGCCACCGGGTGAATCTGAAGTTCGTCGCCCCTCAGGATGCCGAACTGGAAAAATGCGATGCCGTGTTCTTTGCGACCCCGAACGGGATTGCGATGAAGCAGGCGGCGGAACTGGTCGCGGCCGGCGTTCGCGTGATTGATCTGGCAGCGGATTTTCGCATTCGCGACATCGCCGAATGGGAAAAGTGGTACGGAATGGAGCATGCGGCTCCGGCGTTGGTCGCCGAGGCGGTGTATGGTCTGCCCGAGCTCAATCGCGAGCAGATTCGCTCTGCGCGCGTGCTGGCCAACCCGGGCTGCTACCCGACCGCCGTTCAACTCGGTTTCCTGCCCTTGATCGAGGCCGGCCTGATCGATTGCGGGCATCTGATCGCGGATGCCAAGTCGGGTGTTTCCGGCGCCGGCCGGAAGGCCGAGATCCATACCCTGCTGCCCGAGGCGGCTGACAGCTTCAAGGCTTACGGGGTGGCGGGGCACCGCCATCTACCCGAGATCCGGCAGGGGCTGTCACGGGTTGCGGGCAAGCCGGTCGAGCTTACTTTCGTGCCGCATCTTACGCCGCTGATCCGCGGCATTCATGCCACCCTGTATGGCCGCCTGCTGCCCGGTGCGGGCGAGCTCGACCTGCAGGCGTTGTATGAGGAGCGCTATGCGGGGGAGGCTTTCGTCGACGTGATGCCGGCCGGCAGCCACCCCGAAACTCGCTCGGTGCGCGCATCGAACATATGCCGAATCGCCGTTCACCGCCCCCAGGGCGGGGATACCGTGGTCGTGTTGTCGGTGATCGACAACCTGGTCAAGGGGGCGGCGGGCCAGGCCGTGCAGAACCTCAACATCATGTTCGGGTTGGATGAAGAGGCCGGACTGGATATCGTCCCCGTCAGTCCCTGA
- the rplM gene encoding 50S ribosomal protein L13, protein MKTFSAKPHEVKRDWFVVDGTDKVLGRLAAEVARRLRGKHKAIYTPHVDTGDFIVVVNVDKLRVTGNKAQDKKYYRHSGYPGGIYETNFTKLQQRFPERVLEKAVKGMLPKGPLGYAMLKKLKCYAGPSHPHSAQQPQVLEI, encoded by the coding sequence ATGAAGACGTTTTCTGCCAAGCCGCACGAGGTCAAGCGCGACTGGTTCGTTGTCGACGGCACGGACAAGGTGCTTGGCCGTCTTGCCGCCGAAGTGGCTCGCCGTCTGCGCGGCAAGCACAAGGCCATTTACACCCCTCACGTCGATACCGGCGATTTCATCGTCGTGGTCAATGTCGATAAGCTGCGCGTGACCGGCAACAAGGCCCAGGACAAGAAATACTACCGCCACTCCGGCTACCCGGGCGGCATCTACGAAACCAACTTCACCAAGCTCCAGCAGCGCTTCCCCGAGCGCGTGCTCGAGAAGGCGGTGAAGGGCATGCTGCCGAAGGGCCCGCTGGGCTACGCCATGCTGAAGAAGCTGAAGTGCTATGCGGGGCCGTCCCATCCGCACAGCGCCCAGCAGCCGCAAGTTCTCGAGATCTGA